DNA from Clarias gariepinus isolate MV-2021 ecotype Netherlands chromosome 8, CGAR_prim_01v2, whole genome shotgun sequence:
tcttGCTGTTCTTTTCACAGCGCTGTACTGTAACAACATGGCGGGCCCCTGAGATGGGCTGTAAATCTGATGTATATTGGGCCGGTACAGTAGCCGAGAGCTTTGTTTCCCAACATGGGGAATGAGAGCAGCCTCACCGCTGCCCCTTTTCTTACGCCCAGCATGCTGTTCTGCCTTTTCCGCTTCCCCCTCTCTAAGCTTACTGGAGTAACACACGACACTGTGTTTTTCATATTGCACACTCACACAACGAGCTCTTACTGAAAGTCTGACACACACTTGCCTCCCTCTCTTAGCAGCAAGACTCAGGAAGCAATAGTCAGAACAGGATTCCTGTAATTGCCCCTATTTCCAGTGCATTGCTCGTCTCTCTTTTAAAAGTGTGAATAGTTGTGTATGGTGATTAATAATTTGAGTGAATCATAGCAGTTTGAAGAGTTTGGTTTTGCATAAAGTCCTTTCCCTATGTTGTGTTACCTTATCTGTTTGGCACAGTTGTAACGTGAGTCGCTGTGTGCTCTTTCTTCTCTGCGGCCACCGTACAGATATTGTAGACTCTCACCCCAGTGGAGGCTCAGAATGCTAATATGATGACAGCTTGCGGGCCAATGTCATGGCAACAAAACTACAATCTGGTAACAGAAacggtcttttatttttaacccaAGTCTACCTGTCGATGCTTAAGCCAACCGATGTTTGGGTTGGGTGTCTGTTTCATTGGTTTTGCATTTTGTCTAACATACCATGTAGCTGTTCATGATGTTTATTGCCTTTATTTATGGTTACTTATGTTTATGTGCCTAACAAGTTTTAACACACCATCTCATTGACTAAATTCCATGTGTTTCCTTCCAAAGGAGTGTTTATGTACTTTACCGTTGTATTTTGCCTTTATGAGTTTTTGGTTTTTGTGGATTTATCTTCGTTTTGATAAATCatgtcattgtttttatttagcatCCTTATTCTGGATgaaaaaacatctaacacattttacacattgtGTTAGAATTTCTTTTTGCTCAATCTTTAATAAACAACATGGTTTATACATTTAAGTGTACATACTTTGGTCAtcagcaaacaaaaaataagcgataaacaaagaaattttcACTTTGGATctaattttctctctccctctctccctctggtCCAGATATATGTTGGGTAAAGGAGCAAAGCGGAAGCTAGATGAGGACGATGAGGGAGTGGAAGGCAAAGCGGTGGCGATGGCGGACGGCCTCTCCAAGGTCTCGTACACTCTGCAGAGGCAGACCATCTTTAACATCTCACTGATGAAGCTGTACAGTCAGCGAGCGCTGGCTGAGCCAAGTCTGGAAAAACGTGTGCTCATCAACAACATGTTGCGGCGCATTCAGGATGAGCTGAAGCAGGAGGGCAGCCTGCGTCCACTCTTCTTTCCTCCCTCACCTCCTCCAGACCACCCAATGGATGAGGGATTTCGGGAAGCGCAGCCAGCCTTTGGCGTACTCTCTGTGGTGGCTTCACCGCCTGTGCTATCCCAGCAGCCCCCTGTCCCACCTCCCTCCCCAGCCGTAGCCAGCCCTACACCACTGGATGCTTGCCTTACTCCGGCTTCGCTCCTGGAAGAGGACAGCGCAGTGTTTTGCACTTCTTCCCCTTCACTTCATCATTCTCCATCCAGACTTCGCCCCCTCATGGCCACTGACAGCTTCTCCTCGGCCCTGGATGAAATCGAGGAGCTATGTCCTTCATCTACAGCGGCAGGGTCTATCACTACCTCCTCACTCACAGTGCCCCTTCCTATGCCCCTCCAGCCCTCCAGCCAGCCCACCACAGCCCCAGACTCCAAAAACTGCACAAAGTCCTGCAGCTCAAAGCCAGAAGGATCAAGCCCACTTGCTGTGGAGCGGTTAACAACAGGTACAGCTGGGACAGCAGCTACTGAGTCTAGAGGGATGGACGCTCTCCCTTCAAGTGGCTTGGACATGAGCACTTTGccatcctcctcctcttcctcaggcTTCCTCACCGATCTGGCCCTGGATGATATTCTGTTTGCTGATATCGACACCTCTATGTACGATTTTGACCCATGCACTTCGGCAGCAGGGGCCTCCCCATCCAAACTATCACCTGTGGTGTCGGCCGATGACCTCATCAAGACTCTAACCCCCAACCAGCCTTTTAAAATGGACCTCACTGAGCTGGACCACATCATGGAAGTGCTGGTAGGATCATGACCACCTTTGGCTGGGaatgcaaatctttttttgtttgtttttatacgaacttaaaaaaaaacataaagactTATCATTGTGGGTgttttgtacagttttttttttttaaggtaaggCAGTTGTTATTATGAGTGGTGATGTCACCCAGTACTACTTTTCAACACTGTGCATGCACTGTGCTTGCCTTTCCAAATATACACATGAAGGAACACACTTGGCTTCAGTCAGATTCAAGTGCCTTCATCAAAAATGACCACTTGGTAAAATCctgtctttttgtttattgtctGTATTTAATTTCTTAAGCAAACACAGAAGGAGTAGCAGCTCTCTTTACCATTCTCAGCATACAGGTGCAAGAATGTGCTTAACCAAGTCTATTTTCATATAACTCTCATTTTCATAAAGCACAACAAATTTAAAAGAGGAATTGGTTTATGTGCATCTTTAGTGTTATTgctaatatgataatattataaagaaatatttaagtaaatttaattaaaatttaatgttgTGAAATAACTTTTGCTTTTTAGTAAGAAATGGACATGCTTTACCCCAACTGATATTTATATATGAGCTTTGGAAGGATATTTACTTTGAAACAAATTTCAGATGTTCTGCAGTGGAGATTTGGTTCAGGCAATAGGTGCAAACTGTGCTTTTCTTTTAATGTGACAAAGAGTTATTTTTCtcataaccccccccccccccccccccccccaaaaaaaaaaaaaaggtaatcaAGGTCAAGTCCCTTTATGCGTTGCTAATGCCCATAACCACCAGCTTTTTATTTTCAGGTTTccacatatttttttacatttatattatttttgcaaTGAAATTTCCGGTAAAAATACAACACTaacttacagtatgtgctttATAATGCAATTTCATTCATAATTTATGTCATATAAGCAGCCTCaaattaacattaattttaaaaactaatcCAAACCaaaactaaaacattttctaCCAGAATACAAGCATTGTGATTGCTTGTTTtgtgcatttccctctccctctctttgcCAGCGGTACATTATTCATATTGCATGCAGGATTTCATCCTAACTGTACAGAAGCATACTGTAGGATTTTAGGCAAGTTGGTATTATGTAACTTTATGCATACCATTGGTTAAGTTTGCCAGTGGTCACCATGTCCTGTCTTGGCTCCTTGTTGTCTCTCTTGGTGGCTTTGGACCAGTAGGAATGGTCAGAACGCTTAGGGACATTAACATAAGAGATTTTAAATTCTAAACATGCATAAGAGAGGCTTGTCCACTGTTACGGTTCAGACTACCAGaagagatttttattatttatatttttgcattaccAGCCTCAATTCTGTGTTTAAAAGCCTGTTTGTGCAACAATAGGCAACATATGCCTTTAGCTCTGAAACCCGCTGCAAACCACTTAGTGCAATCAAACTGGATGTAGGGGATTTAGACTTTCAGTGTTTTCAGTTCACTTCTGAATAATTACATCATACATGTACAAAGGGACCATTTCTCATATCAGCTGCTTAGTATTATAGACCTGTTTACTGGAGAGTGCTGTTAATCAGCCATGACTTTGTCACAAATATCATTTCCTGTCACAGATTTCAAGAGTGTCTTGGCTTCTTAGCATAGATTAACACAGGCATTATCAGACTAGTGAACTGTAATACTGGTTCTTCACTAGTGTGACCATTTTAGATATGGGATATTCGAATTTTCTATTTCCAGAGAAGCCTTTAGTGGGAGTTACAGATCACAACCTATAGTGCTCAAGAGATTATGTAAGAATTTGAAAACATGACGATCAGGAGTATTTAAAGCCAAGCAGGCAATACTATtcattcataattattattgattattttaagtTGTTTGGATTTGGagtgatttttgttttaaattatttatttttcattttctgtgtaaatatatttattttgatgtGAATCTACCATCTGGATTGTAATGTGTACAGAATGTATGGTAGGAATGTACTCTGCGTATAGGaatgtattatacaatgaattGGGTTGGAAGCCAtcttttcatttagttttttttaatgtattatgtttttttgtttcttatattataattttgggGTGGTGTTTGTGGCAGTGTTTAGGTATACACTCCCTACCCCTGTTTAAATATGAGTATTTAATGTCTGTGTACATTACTTCATAGTGtgcaaggggggaaaaaacttgTGAAGCAATACTTTATTCTCTTCAAAAACTTTTGAGGTTCAGACTCCAAAGCATATTTTTAGGAAAGTCTATCTCTAACCCTCAATGCCAAAACATATGAAGAGCAGAAATGAGTGCTGTGTTGATGCCGGTTACTGTTAATATGACATGGTGTCTCCCTTTCTTCAGCCTATACCCCAGACCACCTGTTTGGGGAAATATAACGAGTTCAGTGGTTTTCAAGAGAGAGACCACCAGGAGCTGAtaggggtgtgtttgtgtgtgtgttgaatgtgtgtgtgtgtgtgtgtgtgtgtgtgtgtgtgtgtgtgtgtgtgtgtgtatgtgtgtgggggggtccCTTTTCTGCTCAGTAAGAGAGGCTGTATTTTTCACAGACCTTGGGAGCTGTGCCTTTTCTATGCAATTACCAACATATTAATTTTGAGGAAAACCCACCCACCAACTGATGATCACTGTATTTAAAACAAGGTGTGGACTgtagaatatatataaaaatatcgaCAAGTGTCTATGAATTTGAAACAGTCTTACTTTTGTAGTTTTATATCATACAATAAActattcaaattaaaatgtgttttataatcgccattttttatcacttttacAAAGTTTACTtgattatttaagtgtgtatgtattGTACATTCTTGAGTTATAAACAGACAGATATAATCTTTTTAGTGTTTTCATcacattctttctctctgctgtGTCTCAAAACTAATATCAGGAATTTCTGCATCAACAGTTGCCACCATTTTGTAACTGTGACTCATGAGCTGTTACTGTGAGCCTATTTCCAGCATTGGGGACACACAGCTGCAGAGAGCAGAGCCACTTTTAGTTCATAGCATGTGGCTGTGTCTCATTTGTGTGCATAAAGCAGTAAGAAGGGGAATCCAGACAAGAATATGGACTAGTCATCTAGTTAGGACAGACAagagttttcttttctctaatGTAAAGCACTGACTTTATGTGAATGAGTAAATCACCCGAGCAGCAGCCAAGGCGTAGTTATGCACCATGTGGAACACACTTAGCCTGTCTGTTTATAGAAGTGCTTTTTAATTTAGCTGTTGTTTTGCCTGTGCTTTGTCTATTGGTCATGCAATTTTAATGTAACTGATAGGTATTTAGAGATGTTGGCTTATATAGTTTTCAAAGGATTTACTGCAGTATTAACCATCGCCTATATCTTCCTCTTCTGACAACTTTTGTCAAAACAGCAAACTTCATATGCGTGTTTTATTGTTAAACAAgaaaattcattttaatgaaaaaacgtCATAGCTTTTTTGTCATACAGTACTATAAAAGTCAATTGTGTTGGTAAAATACCTGAAAAACTTGTTGCAACACTTAATGCACATGTTgctgcatgttttttaaatcaaatatgcCTGTAATCACTTTAATCATTCCACCTTAGCATATTTTCACACTTTCTGCTTTAAACAAGTTTGAGTGATCCAAGAAGTCACAGCTTGATGACTCGGCATAAATCAACATAAATGAGTTCAGACCACTCTAAAATAACCCACCTGCAAACACTCTAAGGTTCATCTGAGTATGGGATctatgttgttttctttttaactttattcGTGCATGCTACAAATCTAAGTGTCTAAGTGTCCTGTGGGTTCCTGGACAGATATATTTCTAAATTTTATGTCACTTAACATAAATGAAGTAATGATACTCAAATGGCAGTTGTGTAGTTCCATGGCAGGGACACAGAGGAACACAATAACTAAGCTAGTAGTAGCACTGAGACACTAGGAAGtattctaaaatatatataaaatatttaagcagcaataataataataataataataataataataattcagtgaAAGGACGAAAAATCAACTGTGTATTACTATTGCTATATACACTCAGTAAATACTGTATTAGGAACATCTGTAAACCAATTCACTCATGCAATTCTCTAATAAGCCAGTTGTGTGGCAGCAGGTCTAATGCATAAGATCATACAAAAACCAATCAATCATTGCTTATTTCTTGTTGACTTGTGTACCCCTAGGCTTCTAATGGCTGCTTCTAGTATAATAATGCACAATGACACAAAGCAAAATTCttctcaaactggtttcatgaacatgacaatgagttcagtgTTCTTCAATTGCCTTCCCAGTCACCGGATCTGAATTCAGTGGAAAACCTTTGGGACAGGATTTACAGCATCAAAGTGCACCTGAAAACTCTACATGACTACATAATGCAGTCATGTCAACATGGACCTGAATCTCAAAGAAAGGCTTCCAACATCTTGTGGAATCTGCCCATGAAGAACTGAGGTTGTTTTGGAAGTAAATGGAGACCCTTCCCAGTATAAGTATAGTGTTCCGATACCAATAATACATATTCCTGTACACATACTATTCCTATACTAAGTGTTTAGTGAGTGCATGCCAtatatgaatgtgttttgtcTATTCCAAGCACTTGCATGAGCTAAACAGTAAGTTTTTGGTTTTGACAGTCAATCTCtggtatttcattttaattttgttttgctaTCAATTTTACAACCACAGGTGGCATCATAAAGCAATTATTCTATATGACAGATAATTCAGTGTTACGTACACAGCTATTAAACTATGATAAAGTAGTTGGGTGTAAAAAAGTAGTTTGACATCTCATCAATGCTCAGAAGTCCTCTTTTGAGCCCATTTGTACTGCGATCATTAAAAGTCTTTTTCAGCTAGGCCCACTATAACTgtataaaaaatcattaatttaaaagaaactgTATGTGTTCCACTATGTATGAAATGGTTTAGAttaattaagtttaattaattaagggatagtttatgtttttgtaaataaCAACATAAATACACAATAACATACAGGAAATATGAACTGTATATGATTGTAGTCTGGTTCAATGCTGAGGCACTATAAATTAAACACCAGCTTCATACCCAGATGTCTTTTGGAGTTATGCCCCAAGGAGCCAAATCTGCCCAGGTGGCCACTGGTTTAAAATGATAGGGTAATAATTATCAAACTAGGATTCCCATATTTATAAGTAATGCTTATCCAACTTGTGAACTGAACTATCCCCCCTGCAAGGCACTGTGTCTTTAAAGATGTTGAAATACTGATTAGCAAGCTCAGCAGTTTCAATGCCTGTTGGTAAGGCAAGCAGAGGAAAAAGTCTTAGGGATTTTGACAATCAGTTCAGAAGCACTGGAATATTTGTCATGCCTTGGAAGATTTGTAGCAACATCTAAGGCTAGGTGCAACCATGACCATTGAGAAATTGGAGTGTGCCAGTGGGAAGAATCCTCGAGGCTTTGGATTGGGTACATAATAAGCATCATTCGGTAAAGTGCTGAAGCGTGGATTCTCACCAGTATTTAGTGACAAGAACATGATAGGTTGTGATCACCCCAGTTAACAGTAACTAGAGAAATGTACTGCATGCAGACAGGTGATAAAGGCATCACATAAATtggaggaattttttttttttatctggggTGATGCCTGGACTGGTTAGATTCTTAGAGCCTGTATGGTGACCACACAACATTTGGGATTATCTCTGTGGTTTCAGGTTTTCAGCTTGATGGGCTATCTGGGATTTAGCATCAGCTTTAACAGAATCATCTcatataataaactgaaatCTTTACAAAAGAAGATTTGGTGATggtgaaacctttttttaagttttttttttatgttgtaaagGGATAAATTAACAGGATAATCTGTGCTAACCATCAAAGCCTAACTGACCAGTAGATTACTGTTACTATGGTTTTTCTTTAAGTAAGCAATaacttatgtaaaaataaaaggatgGGTTTTATTCGATAGGAAAGCCTTGATGGCACCCATTAACCTCAACTATGCATGGCAAACTAAACAAACAGCAGGATGCCATCTCTTCTTTTCCGTTGTAGACAAGTTTTATTTTCTATCTGCTTTTTAACACGGATATGTGGTTAGTCACCAAAGGACAGTGATGTTTTAAAGCCAGTTAATGACTGTTTGGACCTTAATATTATCCATGACAGTCACTTCCTTTCTTTTAATGTACTATACTTACAGGACACAGAACTCAAATCTTTTCTGGATTCTCTCTACAAGAAAATTGGAATATGTCAAAATGTTATCAATGTAAGCAATAAACCAAGCCACTAACAAAACCAAACGACATTACTGCGTATTTACAGTTCCAAGATGTACAGCAAAAGCAGTTGTccactctttctctgtctcttttgtcATTCTCATCATGCTATAGGTACTTTGTCAAACTTTATCAAGTTTTTTATGATCGTAATCATTACAAGtctaataagaaaaagaaagtgtatAGAGATAGCATAGTGCTTGTGATTTATTTGAGGTCATGTAGGGATTTGTTGAATATAACCTTGGACAAAAGGTCTCAAAGATATACACTCATTACTTTGCCATGTGGATGGTTTAAGAGCTTCATGAAAGAGttcaacaaataataataataaaaaaacttaatgattcGTTGTTGAATGTTGAAGAGTACAGCAGACAAACACTGACACTTAAACAGACCTCCTCCTTCATATGAGTCGAGTTTAGAGCTGTGTAAGTAGTTGCCAGTGGCTCGCACAATAGGAGCGGAAATAAAACTCCCGGGATATAGAAGTTGTTCAGTGAGGTTTGCAAGCAAAACATAAGGAGCAGAATTTTGGTGCAGTTGTCACCACCTAGTTgcaatatattgtattataaaaGGAAGACAGATGGAAGCAGGTGAATGTTCAGattgtataaacatttattcaaaTTAGACAAcccaataagaataaaaaaacaatcaaaatcaGAGAACAGACAGAAGGTTAGATGACTGGTAAACCGGAATAAATGTGCAAAGCATATGCAGCAAAGGTCAAACCATATGgactaaaaaaggaaaaaaagaaataatatataaacatttaccaGAGACAACTgaaaacctgatttaaaaaaatcatattgttTAACAGTATTAGTGTTTGAATACAGATGTGTCTTGGATTATGACCAAGGCTACATTTCAGTTTGTCTCTGACTGAGTCATGTGGTGTGAAAAATGGCTGAGCATTTTGGTAGTTGGAGATCGTACTGTACCTACTACTGACCTGGTTGAGTAGTTGAAAAGTTCTTAATTCTAACACCTCCATTAGCATCCAGATGAAACAGAACAAGACTAAATTTTCTTAATTGC
Protein-coding regions in this window:
- the sertad2b gene encoding SERTA domain-containing protein 2b, whose translation is MLGKGAKRKLDEDDEGVEGKAVAMADGLSKVSYTLQRQTIFNISLMKLYSQRALAEPSLEKRVLINNMLRRIQDELKQEGSLRPLFFPPSPPPDHPMDEGFREAQPAFGVLSVVASPPVLSQQPPVPPPSPAVASPTPLDACLTPASLLEEDSAVFCTSSPSLHHSPSRLRPLMATDSFSSALDEIEELCPSSTAAGSITTSSLTVPLPMPLQPSSQPTTAPDSKNCTKSCSSKPEGSSPLAVERLTTGTAGTAATESRGMDALPSSGLDMSTLPSSSSSSGFLTDLALDDILFADIDTSMYDFDPCTSAAGASPSKLSPVVSADDLIKTLTPNQPFKMDLTELDHIMEVLVGS